A segment of the uncultured Desulfobulbus sp. genome:
GGCCGTGCCGATGAAAACACCATTCCCCTGTTGAGGGAATTGGCCCTGGCGGTCCAGAAGGGCTCGCTCTGCGGGCTTGGCAAAACCGCCCCCAACCCGGTCCTGTCCACCCTCCACTATTTTGCCGATGAGTACGAGGCGCATGTGCGCGACAAACACTGTCCTGCCGGGCAATGCAAGGCGCTGATGAAGCCCTGGATCGATGCCGAGAAATGCAAGGGCTGCGGCCTCTGTGCCAAGAAGTGCCCGGTGGAGGCGATCAGCGGCGAAAAGAAGCAAGCGCACGTGATCGATCAAGACAAGTGTATCAAATGCGGTGTTTGCGTTCAGGCGTGCAAGTTCGACGCTGTGTTTGGATTCTAAGGAGGCTGCAAGAATGAAGACGACCACAGCCACCGTGACCATCGACGGCCGCAAAATTGCCATCGAGGGCGAAAAAAATTTGCTGGAACTGGTGCGGAAGGCCGGTATCGACCTGCCCACCTTCTGTTATCACTCCGATTTGAGCGTTTACGGAGCCTGCCGGCTCTGCTTGGTGGAGATCGAAGGACGCGGTATTCTCGGTGCCTGTTCCACCCCGCCTGAGAAGGGGATGGTGATTCGCACCAATACCCAGGAACTGCGCGAGATTCGCAAGATTTCCATTGAGTTACTCCTGGCCAACCACGACCGGGAATGCACCAGTTGTGTTCGCAGCGGTTCCTGTCAGCTGCAGGATATCGCCCGCCGTCTGGGGATCACCAACATCCGCTATCGTTCGATCTATGAACCGAAAAAGGTGGATACCTCCAGCCCGGCCTTGATCCGCGACCCCAACAAATGTGTGCTCTGCGGCGACTGCGTACGGTTCTGCGACGAGATCCAGTCAATCGGCGCGATCGATTTTGCCTACCGGGGCCATGATGCAGCCGTAGTGCCGGCTTTTGGTCGTGACCTGGCCTCCACCGAGTGTGTCAACTGCGGTCAGTGTGCTGCCGTCTGTCCCACCGGTGCCCTGGCCCCGGCCTCGCAGATCGATCAGGTCTGGCAGGCGATCAACGATCCCCGCAAGGTGGTCGTGGCCCAGATCGCCCCGGCGGTTCGGGTGGCCATCGGAGAGGAATTCGGCCTGGAGTACGGGCTCACCACCACCGGTCAGCTCGTGGCCGCGATGAAGCGGATGGGCTTTGACACGGTGTACGACACCAGTTTCACCGCCGATCTGACCGTGGTGGAAGAGGCTAACGAGTTCATCGCGCGCAAGACCAATGGAGAGCGACTCCCCCTGTTCACCAGCTGCTGTCCGGGCTGGGTCAAGTTTGCCGAGCAGTATTTTCCGCAGCTCCTGGGCAACCTGAGCACCTGCCGTTCCCCGCAGCAGATGATGGGATCCATGGTCAAACACACCCTGCCGGGCCAGGTCAGCCGTGACCCCAAGGATGTGGTCATGGTATCAATCATGCCCTGTACAGCGAAGAAGTTCGAGGCTCAGCGGCCTGAGTTTCAGACCAACGGTACCCCGGATGTTGACTACGTGCTCACCACCCAGGAACTGGCACGGATGATCGAGCAGTCGGGCATGAGCCTGGAGAATCTGCACCCCGCCAGCTTTGACATGCCCATGGGCTTCAAGACCGGCGCCGGTGTCATCTTCGGAAACAGCGGCGGCGTAACCGAGGCGGTACTCCGCTACGCGGTGGGCAAGCTCACCGGCCAAAATCCGGTTGATCCGGAGTTTGAAGAGATCCGCGGCGAGGACTCGTTGCGCATCATTCGCACCGAAGTCGGGGGCATGGAGTTGCAGCTGGCCATTGTTCACGGCTTGGCCAAGGCCAGAGAGGTGATGAACCGTATCCTCGACGGATCCCTGATTGTCGATCTGGTCGAGGTCATGGCCTGTCCGGGGGGCTGTATCGGCGGCGCCGGCCAGCCGGTGAGCCGTGATATAGCCCTGCGCCGTAAAAAACGGGCCGAGGCAATTTACAACACCGACCGCCTGCTTGATCTGCATTGCTCCCAGGAGAATCATTTCGTCAACGAGTGTTACCAGAAATACCTGGGCGAACCGGGCAGTCGCGAGGCGCATCGTCTGCTCCACACCCACTACCACCATCGTCGCCGCACCAGTGCCGAAGAGGTGGCTCTTTCCAAGGTTGTCGAGGAAAGTGGCGCAGGCATGCTGGCGGTGCGGGTCTGTGCCGGAACCGGCTGCTTCCTTCGGAGTTCCCAGGGAATCATCCACGGCCTGATGAAGTATGTCGAGGCCAACGACCTGAGTGACAAGGTCCTGGTGCAGGCCTCGTTCTGTTTTGAGAAGTGCGGCGACGGCCCCAATGTGGCGGTCGGAGACAACATTATCTCCCATGCCACCCTGGAAAAGGTGATTGAGGCGGTGCACGCAGAATTAGCCCAGGCAAAGCAGGCGTAGATTTTCGCCGCCACAAGGCGGTATCGATAAAGGAGCTTCCGTGGCATGGCGGTTTTCGCGACAGGCCGCCATGTCGCGGGAGTGACCCTGAGGTATGGAAGACGCTTGGCAAGGGGTATCGACTCCTGCCAGGCCGCTTCCTGTATTGTTGTAGTCATTACGAGTTTCGACAACGCTCCCTACTCCTACTGCGTGGACTCCGGTATGGGCTGATACCGGGGTCCTGTCGAATGTTTCCAGTCAGGCGGTGTGTTCTTATGAGTCATACGTCTGGTCCGACATATCTTTCTTCCCACACGCCCCAGTTGTGCGGCTTCTTGATCTCAACCTGTTGCTGAACCGGTATGGCGCAGAACCGTAACGAGACCGATTCCGTCGGCAACCTGATTATTCCCGGCAATCCGTTGTGGGGTATCCATACCCAGCGGGCGTTGGAAAATTTTCCCCTTTCCGGCCGACCTGTCCACCCTGTGCTCGTTCGCGCCCTTGGTCTGGTCAAGCTGGCCTGTGCCCGCACCAATCAGCGCCTTGGCGTCTGGCGGGAAAACCCAAACAAGGCCCAGGCGATCATTGCGGCTTGCGAGGAGATGGCCGGGGGCAAATTGACCGACTTTATCGTTGTCGATCGTCTGCAGGGCGGTGCCGGGACCAGCCTCAACATGAACGTCAACGAGGTCCTTGCCAACCGGGCACTTGAACTGCTCGGTCTTGAACGCGGCAACGCCACGCTCATCAGCCCGCTTGACGATCTCAACCGCCACCAGTCGACCAACGATGTCTTTCCCACCGCCCTGCGCGTGGCCGCCCTCTTCTTGTTGGCGGATCTGGAGGCCAAGGTGGTGGTCCTGCAGGAGGCCTTTCAAGCCCAGGAGCAACGCTGGGCCCATGTGGTTAAGGTGGCCCGGACCGAGATGCAGGATGCGGTTTTGATCACCGCGGGCAGATCCTTTGGCGCCTATGCCGAGGCCATGAACCGTGATCGCTGGCGGATCTCCAAATGTCATGAACGGCTGCGGGTGGTCAATCTCGGCGGGACCGCCGTGGGAACAGGGCTAACCGCTCCCCGGCGCTACATCTTCGAGGCGGTCGAGACCCTGCGCGAATGCACCGGCCTGGGGCTGGCGCGGGCGGAAAACCTGGTCGACGCCACCCAGAACGTCGATGACTTTGTCGAGGTCTCCGGGATCCTCAAGGCCCATGCGGTAAGCCTGTTGAAAATCACAAACGATCTCCGTCTGCTCAGTTCCGGCCCGGATGCGGGCCTGGGCGAGATTCGCCTGCCCAAGCGCCAGGCCGGTTCCTCGATTATGCCGGGCAAGGTCAACCCGGTCATTCCCGAAGCAGTGAGCCAGGCGGCCATGCTGGTCGTGGGCAACGATACCGCCCTGACCCTGGCCTGTAGTTCAGGCAGCCTGGAGCTCAACCCCTTTTTGCCGCTGGTGGCGCATGCCTTGCTCGAGAATCTGGACCTACTCAGCCGTGCCGACGATATCCTCTGTCGTCTTTGCGTGCAAGGCATCGAGGTCGATCAGGCCCGTTGCGCCCTCAATGTGGAGAATGCCACCGCCGCCGCCACCGCCCTTGTACCGGCCCTCGGCCATGACAAGGCGGCGGCCCTTGCCGCCAAGGCAGCCGAGACAGGAACATCCGTACGTGATCTTGCCCTTGAGGCAGGAATCAGTGCATCGCAGTATGAACAGCTGACCAGCGCCACCGGTGTCTGCCGTCTTGGTTTTGTTCTCCCTGGCGGAAACACTCAAGGAAACACAAAATAGAATGTCGAAGCAAGCAACTCCCAAAGGCATGCGCCTGCATATCGGTCTTTTCGGTCGCAGAAATGTGGGGAAATCCAGTCTGCTTAATGCCATTACCCGTCAACAGGCTGCCCTGGTCTCCGCAGTCGCCGGAACCACCACCGATCCTGTTGAAAAACCGATGGAGTTGCTGCCCCTGGGCCCGGTGCTCTTTATCGATACCGCCGGCATCGACGACGAGGGCGCCCTGGGCGAGCTGCGAATCGAGCGTACCCGGGCAGTCCTTGATCGTACCGATCTTGGGATACTGGTTACCGCTGAGGGCCAGTGGGGCCGGTTCGAGGCAGAGCTGCTCCAGGCCCTGACAAGCCGTGATATCCCGGTGGTGGTGGTACTCAACAAGGTGGACCGGTCCGGTGAGGCACCGTTTGCTGAACCGCTTGCCGTGGAGAAGATTCCCCTGGTACGAACATCCGCCTTGACCGGCGAAGGCATCGGCGAGCTCAAGCAGCAGATCATCAAACACACGCCTGCCGACTTCATCATCAACACCGTCATTGTCTCCGATCTGGTCGGCCCCGGGGAAACGGCGATCCTGGTGGTACCGATCGACAAGGAGGCCCCCAAGGGGCGGTTGATCCTGCCGCAGGTGCAGACCATTCGCGATCTGCTCGACGGCGATTCCCTGTGCATGGTGGTCAAGGAACGGGAGCTGCGTCATGCCCTCGCCCAGCTGAACAGACCTCCAAAACTGGTAGTGACCGATTCCCAGGTCTTTCTCAAAGTGGCAGCCGATGTGCCTGCCGAGGTGCCGCTGACCAGTTTTTCCATCCTCTTTTCGCGCAACAAAGGCGATCTGCTCACCCAGGTCGAAGGGGCCATGGCCATCGATCGGTTGCAGCCCGGCGACAAGGTGCTGATGGCCGAGGCCTGTTCCCATCATCCCATCGGCGAGGATATCGGCACGGTCAAGCTGCCCCGCTGGCTGACCCAGTACGTGGGCGGCCAGCTGGAGTTTACCCATGTACAGGGCCATGATTTTCCCGATAATCTGCCGGAATACAAACTGGTGATCCAGTGCGGCTCCTGCATGCTCAACCGCCGCGAGGTCCTCAGCCGGATCATGCACTGTCGTGCGGCCGGGGTGCCGATCACCAATTATGGCTTGGCGATTGCTTTCAGTCTGGGTATCTTTGCCCGGGCGCTCAGTCCCTTTCCCGCGGCCCTGGAACGGTTGCAATCCTTGACGGAATCGACCACCGGGGAATTTTGATCGTGGATCGTACGGAAGTCCTTTCCTGGCTGCATTGCCGGGATGGTCAGGAACTGCAGCAGTTGTGGAATCGTGCCGATGCGGTACGACGTGAACATGTCGGCGATGCGGTCCATCTGCGCGGCCTGGTGGAGATTTCCAACTTCTGTGCCC
Coding sequences within it:
- a CDS encoding [FeFe] hydrogenase, group A codes for the protein MKTTTATVTIDGRKIAIEGEKNLLELVRKAGIDLPTFCYHSDLSVYGACRLCLVEIEGRGILGACSTPPEKGMVIRTNTQELREIRKISIELLLANHDRECTSCVRSGSCQLQDIARRLGITNIRYRSIYEPKKVDTSSPALIRDPNKCVLCGDCVRFCDEIQSIGAIDFAYRGHDAAVVPAFGRDLASTECVNCGQCAAVCPTGALAPASQIDQVWQAINDPRKVVVAQIAPAVRVAIGEEFGLEYGLTTTGQLVAAMKRMGFDTVYDTSFTADLTVVEEANEFIARKTNGERLPLFTSCCPGWVKFAEQYFPQLLGNLSTCRSPQQMMGSMVKHTLPGQVSRDPKDVVMVSIMPCTAKKFEAQRPEFQTNGTPDVDYVLTTQELARMIEQSGMSLENLHPASFDMPMGFKTGAGVIFGNSGGVTEAVLRYAVGKLTGQNPVDPEFEEIRGEDSLRIIRTEVGGMELQLAIVHGLAKAREVMNRILDGSLIVDLVEVMACPGGCIGGAGQPVSRDIALRRKKRAEAIYNTDRLLDLHCSQENHFVNECYQKYLGEPGSREAHRLLHTHYHHRRRTSAEEVALSKVVEESGAGMLAVRVCAGTGCFLRSSQGIIHGLMKYVEANDLSDKVLVQASFCFEKCGDGPNVAVGDNIISHATLEKVIEAVHAELAQAKQA
- a CDS encoding aspartate ammonia-lyase — its product is MAQNRNETDSVGNLIIPGNPLWGIHTQRALENFPLSGRPVHPVLVRALGLVKLACARTNQRLGVWRENPNKAQAIIAACEEMAGGKLTDFIVVDRLQGGAGTSLNMNVNEVLANRALELLGLERGNATLISPLDDLNRHQSTNDVFPTALRVAALFLLADLEAKVVVLQEAFQAQEQRWAHVVKVARTEMQDAVLITAGRSFGAYAEAMNRDRWRISKCHERLRVVNLGGTAVGTGLTAPRRYIFEAVETLRECTGLGLARAENLVDATQNVDDFVEVSGILKAHAVSLLKITNDLRLLSSGPDAGLGEIRLPKRQAGSSIMPGKVNPVIPEAVSQAAMLVVGNDTALTLACSSGSLELNPFLPLVAHALLENLDLLSRADDILCRLCVQGIEVDQARCALNVENATAAATALVPALGHDKAAALAAKAAETGTSVRDLALEAGISASQYEQLTSATGVCRLGFVLPGGNTQGNTK
- the hydF gene encoding [FeFe] hydrogenase H-cluster maturation GTPase HydF, whose product is MSKQATPKGMRLHIGLFGRRNVGKSSLLNAITRQQAALVSAVAGTTTDPVEKPMELLPLGPVLFIDTAGIDDEGALGELRIERTRAVLDRTDLGILVTAEGQWGRFEAELLQALTSRDIPVVVVLNKVDRSGEAPFAEPLAVEKIPLVRTSALTGEGIGELKQQIIKHTPADFIINTVIVSDLVGPGETAILVVPIDKEAPKGRLILPQVQTIRDLLDGDSLCMVVKERELRHALAQLNRPPKLVVTDSQVFLKVAADVPAEVPLTSFSILFSRNKGDLLTQVEGAMAIDRLQPGDKVLMAEACSHHPIGEDIGTVKLPRWLTQYVGGQLEFTHVQGHDFPDNLPEYKLVIQCGSCMLNRREVLSRIMHCRAAGVPITNYGLAIAFSLGIFARALSPFPAALERLQSLTESTTGEF